The following are encoded together in the Gasterosteus aculeatus chromosome 7, fGasAcu3.hap1.1, whole genome shotgun sequence genome:
- the tp53 gene encoding cellular tumor antigen p53 isoform X4, translating to MMEGTGFEGLALGQDLPDSQDSFAELWGNVVSPPLLNLPLAHHNVWQDGNMEALLPEGFDEKLFEFPPEVSTADGVTPPASTVPVTSDHPGEFGFQLRFQKSGTAKSVTSTYSEILNKLYCQLAKTSLIEVLVTKELPTGALLRATAVYKKSDHVAEVVRRCPHHQKEDAADHSSHLIRVEGSQRAQYFEDPNTKRQSVTVPYELPQLGTEMTTILLSFMCNSSCMGGMNRRPILTILTLETPEGLVLGRRCFEVRVCACPGRDRKSEEIKSKTQIGTKQTTKRKNPAPTPNTSEKKAKSASSAEEEDKDVFVLRVRGRERYEWLKKIHDGLELLDRERLSKPTVSVKHEAAAPSGGKRLLRSDSE from the exons ATGATGGAAGGCACCGGCTTTGAGGGATTAGCCTTGGGCCAGGACCTGCCTGACAGCCAGGACTCCTTCGCAGAGCTGTGGGGAAATGT TGTTTCCCCCCCGCTCCTCAACCTTCCCTTGGCTCATCATAACGTGTGGCAAGATGGGAACATGGAGGCGCTG CTGCCGGAGGGTTTCGATGAGAAGCTATTCGAGTTCCCCCCCGAGGTGTCCACTGCGGACGGTGTGACTCCCCCCGCCTCCACCGTGCCGGTGACCAGCGACCACCCGGGCGAGTTCGGATTCCAGCTGCGCTTTCAGAAGTCCGGCACAGCCAAGTCGGTCACTTCTACT TATTCTGAGATCCTCAATAAGCTGTACTGCCAGCTGGCGAAAACCAGCCTCATTGAAGTGCTGGTAACCAAGGAGCTTCCTACGGGGGCTCTCCTGAGGGCCACGGCCGTGTACAAGAAGTCGGATCATGTGGCCGAAGTGGTCCGCAGATGTCCGCATCATCAGAAGGAGGACG CTGCAGACCACAGCAGCCATCTGATAAGGGTGGAGGGCAGCCAGAGGGCTCAATATTTTGAGGATCCCAACACTAAGAGGCAGAGTGTGACTGTCCCTTACGAGCTCCCACAG TTGGGCACCGAGATGACAACGATCCTGCTGAGCTTCATGTGCAACAGTTCCTGCATGGGGGGCATGAACCGCAGACCCATCCTCACCATCCTGACCCTGGAGACTCCAGA GGGACTGGTTTTGGGCCGGCGGTGCTTTGaggtgcgtgtctgtgcgtgtccaGGCAGGGACCGCAAATCTgaggaaatcaaatcaaagactCAGATCGGCACTAAACAAACAACTAAACGAA agaaCCCTGCTCCGACCCCCAACACGTCTGAGAAAAAGGCCAAGTCGGCCTCCAgtgccgaggaggaggacaaggatgTGTTTGTCCTGCGT GTTCGAGGTCGCGAGCGTTATGAGTGGTTGAAGAAGATCCACGATGgtctggagctgctggacagAGAAAG GCTGTCCAAGCCCACGGTGTCCGTGAAACACGAGGCGGCGGCGCCTTCCGGCGGGAAGAGACTGCTGAGGAGCGACAGCGAATAA
- the tp53 gene encoding cellular tumor antigen p53 isoform X3 has protein sequence MMEGTGFEGLALGQDLPDSQDSFAELWGNVSVSPPLLNLPLAHHNVWQDGNMEALLPEGFDEKLFEFPPEVSTADGVTPPASTVPVTSDHPGEFGFQLRFQKSGTAKSVTSTYSEILNKLYCQLAKTSLIEVLVTKELPTGALLRATAVYKKSDHVAEVVRRCPHHQKEDAADHSSHLIRVEGSQRAQYFEDPNTKRQSVTVPYELPQLGTEMTTILLSFMCNSSCMGGMNRRPILTILTLETPEGLVLGRRCFEVRVCACPGRDRKSEEIKSKTQIGTKQTTKRKNPAPTPNTSEKKAKSASSAEEEDKDVFVLRVRGRERYEWLKKIHDGLELLDRERLSKPTVSVKHEAAAPSGGKRLLRSDSE, from the exons ATGATGGAAGGCACCGGCTTTGAGGGATTAGCCTTGGGCCAGGACCTGCCTGACAGCCAGGACTCCTTCGCAGAGCTGTGGGGAAATGT CAGTGTTTCCCCCCCGCTCCTCAACCTTCCCTTGGCTCATCATAACGTGTGGCAAGATGGGAACATGGAGGCGCTG CTGCCGGAGGGTTTCGATGAGAAGCTATTCGAGTTCCCCCCCGAGGTGTCCACTGCGGACGGTGTGACTCCCCCCGCCTCCACCGTGCCGGTGACCAGCGACCACCCGGGCGAGTTCGGATTCCAGCTGCGCTTTCAGAAGTCCGGCACAGCCAAGTCGGTCACTTCTACT TATTCTGAGATCCTCAATAAGCTGTACTGCCAGCTGGCGAAAACCAGCCTCATTGAAGTGCTGGTAACCAAGGAGCTTCCTACGGGGGCTCTCCTGAGGGCCACGGCCGTGTACAAGAAGTCGGATCATGTGGCCGAAGTGGTCCGCAGATGTCCGCATCATCAGAAGGAGGACG CTGCAGACCACAGCAGCCATCTGATAAGGGTGGAGGGCAGCCAGAGGGCTCAATATTTTGAGGATCCCAACACTAAGAGGCAGAGTGTGACTGTCCCTTACGAGCTCCCACAG TTGGGCACCGAGATGACAACGATCCTGCTGAGCTTCATGTGCAACAGTTCCTGCATGGGGGGCATGAACCGCAGACCCATCCTCACCATCCTGACCCTGGAGACTCCAGA GGGACTGGTTTTGGGCCGGCGGTGCTTTGaggtgcgtgtctgtgcgtgtccaGGCAGGGACCGCAAATCTgaggaaatcaaatcaaagactCAGATCGGCACTAAACAAACAACTAAACGAA agaaCCCTGCTCCGACCCCCAACACGTCTGAGAAAAAGGCCAAGTCGGCCTCCAgtgccgaggaggaggacaaggatgTGTTTGTCCTGCGT GTTCGAGGTCGCGAGCGTTATGAGTGGTTGAAGAAGATCCACGATGgtctggagctgctggacagAGAAAG GCTGTCCAAGCCCACGGTGTCCGTGAAACACGAGGCGGCGGCGCCTTCCGGCGGGAAGAGACTGCTGAGGAGCGACAGCGAATAA
- the tp53 gene encoding cellular tumor antigen p53 isoform X1, producing MTTTSSKTGPVFFSKQGGQTMMEGTGFEGLALGQDLPDSQDSFAELWGNVSVSPPLLNLPLAHHNVWQDGNMEALLPEGFDEKLFEFPPEVSTADGVTPPASTVPVTSDHPGEFGFQLRFQKSGTAKSVTSTYSEILNKLYCQLAKTSLIEVLVTKELPTGALLRATAVYKKSDHVAEVVRRCPHHQKEDAADHSSHLIRVEGSQRAQYFEDPNTKRQSVTVPYELPQLGTEMTTILLSFMCNSSCMGGMNRRPILTILTLETPEGLVLGRRCFEVRVCACPGRDRKSEEIKSKTQIGTKQTTKRKNPAPTPNTSEKKAKSASSAEEEDKDVFVLRVRGRERYEWLKKIHDGLELLDRERLSKPTVSVKHEAAAPSGGKRLLRSDSE from the exons ATGACAACAACTTCCAGTAAAACAGGCCCTGTCTTCTTCTCCAAA CAGGGAGGCCAAACGATGATGGAAGGCACCGGCTTTGAGGGATTAGCCTTGGGCCAGGACCTGCCTGACAGCCAGGACTCCTTCGCAGAGCTGTGGGGAAATGT CAGTGTTTCCCCCCCGCTCCTCAACCTTCCCTTGGCTCATCATAACGTGTGGCAAGATGGGAACATGGAGGCGCTG CTGCCGGAGGGTTTCGATGAGAAGCTATTCGAGTTCCCCCCCGAGGTGTCCACTGCGGACGGTGTGACTCCCCCCGCCTCCACCGTGCCGGTGACCAGCGACCACCCGGGCGAGTTCGGATTCCAGCTGCGCTTTCAGAAGTCCGGCACAGCCAAGTCGGTCACTTCTACT TATTCTGAGATCCTCAATAAGCTGTACTGCCAGCTGGCGAAAACCAGCCTCATTGAAGTGCTGGTAACCAAGGAGCTTCCTACGGGGGCTCTCCTGAGGGCCACGGCCGTGTACAAGAAGTCGGATCATGTGGCCGAAGTGGTCCGCAGATGTCCGCATCATCAGAAGGAGGACG CTGCAGACCACAGCAGCCATCTGATAAGGGTGGAGGGCAGCCAGAGGGCTCAATATTTTGAGGATCCCAACACTAAGAGGCAGAGTGTGACTGTCCCTTACGAGCTCCCACAG TTGGGCACCGAGATGACAACGATCCTGCTGAGCTTCATGTGCAACAGTTCCTGCATGGGGGGCATGAACCGCAGACCCATCCTCACCATCCTGACCCTGGAGACTCCAGA GGGACTGGTTTTGGGCCGGCGGTGCTTTGaggtgcgtgtctgtgcgtgtccaGGCAGGGACCGCAAATCTgaggaaatcaaatcaaagactCAGATCGGCACTAAACAAACAACTAAACGAA agaaCCCTGCTCCGACCCCCAACACGTCTGAGAAAAAGGCCAAGTCGGCCTCCAgtgccgaggaggaggacaaggatgTGTTTGTCCTGCGT GTTCGAGGTCGCGAGCGTTATGAGTGGTTGAAGAAGATCCACGATGgtctggagctgctggacagAGAAAG GCTGTCCAAGCCCACGGTGTCCGTGAAACACGAGGCGGCGGCGCCTTCCGGCGGGAAGAGACTGCTGAGGAGCGACAGCGAATAA
- the tp53 gene encoding cellular tumor antigen p53 isoform X2, translated as MTTTSSKTGPVFFSKQGGQTMMEGTGFEGLALGQDLPDSQDSFAELWGNVVSPPLLNLPLAHHNVWQDGNMEALLPEGFDEKLFEFPPEVSTADGVTPPASTVPVTSDHPGEFGFQLRFQKSGTAKSVTSTYSEILNKLYCQLAKTSLIEVLVTKELPTGALLRATAVYKKSDHVAEVVRRCPHHQKEDAADHSSHLIRVEGSQRAQYFEDPNTKRQSVTVPYELPQLGTEMTTILLSFMCNSSCMGGMNRRPILTILTLETPEGLVLGRRCFEVRVCACPGRDRKSEEIKSKTQIGTKQTTKRKNPAPTPNTSEKKAKSASSAEEEDKDVFVLRVRGRERYEWLKKIHDGLELLDRERLSKPTVSVKHEAAAPSGGKRLLRSDSE; from the exons ATGACAACAACTTCCAGTAAAACAGGCCCTGTCTTCTTCTCCAAA CAGGGAGGCCAAACGATGATGGAAGGCACCGGCTTTGAGGGATTAGCCTTGGGCCAGGACCTGCCTGACAGCCAGGACTCCTTCGCAGAGCTGTGGGGAAATGT TGTTTCCCCCCCGCTCCTCAACCTTCCCTTGGCTCATCATAACGTGTGGCAAGATGGGAACATGGAGGCGCTG CTGCCGGAGGGTTTCGATGAGAAGCTATTCGAGTTCCCCCCCGAGGTGTCCACTGCGGACGGTGTGACTCCCCCCGCCTCCACCGTGCCGGTGACCAGCGACCACCCGGGCGAGTTCGGATTCCAGCTGCGCTTTCAGAAGTCCGGCACAGCCAAGTCGGTCACTTCTACT TATTCTGAGATCCTCAATAAGCTGTACTGCCAGCTGGCGAAAACCAGCCTCATTGAAGTGCTGGTAACCAAGGAGCTTCCTACGGGGGCTCTCCTGAGGGCCACGGCCGTGTACAAGAAGTCGGATCATGTGGCCGAAGTGGTCCGCAGATGTCCGCATCATCAGAAGGAGGACG CTGCAGACCACAGCAGCCATCTGATAAGGGTGGAGGGCAGCCAGAGGGCTCAATATTTTGAGGATCCCAACACTAAGAGGCAGAGTGTGACTGTCCCTTACGAGCTCCCACAG TTGGGCACCGAGATGACAACGATCCTGCTGAGCTTCATGTGCAACAGTTCCTGCATGGGGGGCATGAACCGCAGACCCATCCTCACCATCCTGACCCTGGAGACTCCAGA GGGACTGGTTTTGGGCCGGCGGTGCTTTGaggtgcgtgtctgtgcgtgtccaGGCAGGGACCGCAAATCTgaggaaatcaaatcaaagactCAGATCGGCACTAAACAAACAACTAAACGAA agaaCCCTGCTCCGACCCCCAACACGTCTGAGAAAAAGGCCAAGTCGGCCTCCAgtgccgaggaggaggacaaggatgTGTTTGTCCTGCGT GTTCGAGGTCGCGAGCGTTATGAGTGGTTGAAGAAGATCCACGATGgtctggagctgctggacagAGAAAG GCTGTCCAAGCCCACGGTGTCCGTGAAACACGAGGCGGCGGCGCCTTCCGGCGGGAAGAGACTGCTGAGGAGCGACAGCGAATAA